From one Gemmatimonadota bacterium genomic stretch:
- a CDS encoding phytanoyl-CoA dioxygenase family protein has translation MSAPRIDDRDWSALTSGERIRQIEVEGYLLIPDLLTPEHLARLKAITDSLETTPVDYSIHQRGRSDIQFFGGEITDLIAHPPTVAFLRELLGEDIILSHYGYARSEPGHPGISLHTDGQPYGSRIFGYLGSVPVMVRVLYYLDDLTPEVSPFRVIPRSHLSMHADGNPYQRFESHPEEVLVPAKAGSAMFINHKVFHGNFPNVGDWPRSMLAIAYRPAWAGPVQKVEAWDPQAVAALPDAVKPFFGDRNTRHWTPEGGNKPSNMASYAPGINPSRWERK, from the coding sequence ATGTCTGCTCCACGTATCGATGACCGCGACTGGTCCGCCCTGACTTCGGGCGAACGCATTCGCCAGATTGAGGTCGAGGGCTATCTTCTGATCCCCGATCTGTTGACACCCGAGCATCTGGCCCGGCTCAAGGCGATAACCGATAGCCTGGAAACCACCCCGGTGGATTACAGTATTCACCAGAGGGGACGGAGTGACATCCAGTTCTTCGGCGGTGAAATCACCGACCTCATCGCCCATCCCCCGACGGTCGCCTTTCTGAGGGAACTCCTGGGGGAGGATATCATCCTGTCGCATTACGGCTATGCCCGCTCAGAGCCAGGGCACCCCGGCATTAGCCTCCATACGGACGGTCAACCCTACGGTTCGCGTATCTTTGGTTACCTGGGTAGCGTACCGGTCATGGTCCGGGTGCTGTATTATCTGGACGACCTGACCCCGGAAGTCTCTCCATTTCGCGTAATTCCCCGATCGCACCTTTCCATGCACGCAGACGGCAATCCCTACCAGCGCTTCGAGTCCCATCCAGAGGAGGTCCTGGTTCCCGCAAAAGCCGGTTCTGCGATGTTCATCAACCACAAGGTTTTCCACGGCAACTTCCCCAATGTTGGCGACTGGCCCCGCTCGATGCTGGCTATTGCTTATCGCCCGGCCTGGGCAGGTCCTGTCCAGAAAGTTGAGGCGTGGGATCCGCAGGCCGTCGCTGCGCTGCCCGATGCAGTGAAGCCCTTCTTCGGCGACCGCAACACCCGCCACTGGACCCCCGAAGGGGGCAACAAACCATCCAACATGGCCAGCTATGCGCCTGGCATCAATCCCAGCCGATGGGAACGCAAGTAA
- a CDS encoding aldolase/citrate lyase family protein — translation MYPNPLKQKLRKGDIVLGTSLPVPSSLVLGTIVQARPDFVWIDTEHAPFATESLDAIPVLARQNGVAPMIRVAWNDPALIKKAFDVGAVAVMVPQVNTAEEAARAVQYARYPPEGQRGLSPMWTRIAGEDWNHVIKTANAETVLILQVESQEAYDNIDEIKQVAGIDVLLVGPLDLSASVGKITETSAREVQEIMRDVPGRLEGSGIVAGTTLVDLSEIQEKLRWGYRFMNVGNILAYGTQVLTQNLETLRANPGGGAEE, via the coding sequence ATGTATCCCAATCCGCTCAAACAGAAACTCAGAAAGGGCGATATCGTGCTGGGGACCTCCCTGCCGGTCCCCTCATCCCTCGTCCTTGGAACCATCGTGCAGGCCCGGCCAGACTTTGTCTGGATCGATACGGAACACGCTCCGTTCGCCACTGAATCTCTGGACGCTATTCCCGTCCTTGCCCGGCAGAATGGCGTGGCGCCGATGATCCGCGTGGCCTGGAACGACCCGGCTCTGATCAAGAAGGCCTTCGATGTCGGCGCCGTGGCTGTGATGGTGCCCCAGGTCAATACCGCCGAAGAAGCTGCCCGGGCAGTGCAATATGCCCGTTATCCCCCTGAGGGACAGCGCGGGCTTTCCCCGATGTGGACCCGCATAGCTGGCGAAGACTGGAACCACGTCATCAAAACCGCAAACGCAGAAACCGTATTGATCCTCCAGGTCGAGAGCCAGGAGGCTTACGATAACATCGACGAAATCAAGCAGGTCGCAGGCATTGACGTTCTGCTCGTAGGCCCGCTCGATCTGTCCGCATCGGTCGGAAAGATCACCGAAACCAGCGCCAGGGAAGTCCAGGAGATTATGCGGGATGTTCCCGGGCGGTTGGAAGGGTCCGGCATTGTCGCTGGCACTACGCTTGTGGATCTCTCCGAGATTCAGGAGAAACTTCGCTGGGGCTACCGCTTTATGAATGTCGGCAATATTCTCGCTTATGGCACGCAGGTCCTGACCCAAAATCTCGAAACCTTACGCGCCAATCCTGGTGGGGGGGCTGAAGAATGA